The sequence ACGCTTTTCCCTCTACGAAGACCTCACGGTTGAAGAGAACATGGACTTTTACGGGGGCATTTACGGCCTTCATGGGGGGCCGCTGACCAGGCGGAAGGTGGAACTGATGGAGGCGCTGGGACTTGTGGAACACCGGCGGAAGCTGACGCGAAGCATCCCTCTTGGCTGGAAGCAGCGACTCGCGTTGTGCTGCGCCATTATGCATCGGCCTCCCGTCTTGTTCCTGGATGAGCCAACCGCAGGGGTGGACCCAATGTCAAGGCGCGCCTTCTGGAGCGTTATCTACACCCTCGCCGAAGAGGGGACCACCGTGCTCGTAACCACGCACTACATGGAGGAAGCGGAGTACTGCAACCGCCTGGCGATCATGCACGAGGGCCGGGTAATTGCGTGTGATTCGCCCGCAGGACTCAAGGACAGCTGCAGGACCGAATCGGTCGAAGATGCGTTTGTGAAGCTCGTAGGGAACAGGCTCGAGGTGCCATCTTTCGACGAGGGGGAGGCAAGGCGAGATGCTTAACCGCCTCCTGGCGATCGCGCATAAGGAGTTCCTCCACATCCGCAGGGACGAGCGGAGTTTGGTGATCATCTTTTTGTTGCCATTGATCATGATGGTTCTTTATGGGTACGCCATTACCTTCGACATTAAGGAGATCAGAATCGCGGTCATCGACCAGGATTGCTCTCCATCGTCCCGACAGCTCATCGCTTCCCTCTCTGCGGGGCGGCTGTTCCGCATTGTGTGCCGGCCTGAAGGAGTGGGACAAGTAGAGAAGCTATTGCGGACGGGCAGAGCGCACGCCGCACTGGTCATACCTCGGGGCTACCAGCGTGCTCTCCATACCCAGCCCTCGGCGCCGGTGCAGGTGCTGATCGACGGGGCCAATGCCAATACCGGGACCATTGTCTTGAACTACCTGCGCATGTTGCTGACTTCACGCTCGATGGAAAATGTGCCGCAGGCGGCTATGCCCTTTGAGGTGCGCACCGTGGTGCTCTACAATCCGGAGCAGAGGAGCATGGTCTTTGTTGTGCCCGGATTGGTGGCGGTGTTGATCATGATGATATGCGCGCTCCTTACCTCCATTGCCGTGGCGCGAGAGCGGGAGACGGGGACGATGGAGCAGATTCTCGTGTCGGCCGTGCATCCGTTTGAGGTGATAGTTGGCAAAGTGCTGCCATATGTGCTGGTGGCATTGTTGGACGCAACCTCGGTGGTGGTCTTTTCTGTCTTCCTCTTTGGCATTCCTTTCCGGGGGAACGCATTCTTGTTGCTCGGGCTTTCGGTGGTCTTTGTGTATGCTTCCCTCAGCCTCGGTGTGCTCATCTCTTCGCGCGCAGCCACGCAACGTGCGGCGCTCATGGGTGCGGTCATGGCGACCCTTTTGCCTTCGATCCTTCTCTCGGGGTTTATTTTCCCTATCCGTTCCATGCCCCGGCTTCTCCAGTTCATCACCTATCTGGTGCCCGCCCGCTACTATCTGCGGATCATCAGGGGGATAATGCTCAAAGGGGTTGGCTTCTCATACGTGTGGCAAGACGCTGCTTACCTCTTTGTCTTTGGCACCGTTCTGCTGCTGGTAAGCGTGCGCCGGTTCAGAACCAGGCTCGAAGAGTAACTACCATGCGACCGGTTTTGTGCATGATTCGTAAGGAGTTCCTGCAGGTATTTCGTGACCCAGCCATGGTCTTTCTCATTTTCATGGCACCGGTGGTCCAGTTGCTCATACTGGGGTATGTCGTTTCCAGCGAGGTGAAGCATCTGGCTACCGTGGTCTCAGACCATGATCACTCGCCGGTGAGCCGAGAATTGGTCCAGCGGCTTCAGAACTCTGGATATTTTGATGTCCTCTACTACGAACAGGATGTGACGTTGCTTTCGGAGTATTTCGACAGGGGGCGAGCGTCGGTTGGCGTGGTCATTCCGGCAGGTTTGGGTGCAGATGCGGTGGCGGGCAAGGCGCCGGCTGTCCAAGTGGTGCTTGACGGCCAGGACGCGAACAGCACAAACGTCGCCTTGGGCTACGCGAGTGGCATACTCCATGACTACTTGCTCGAACAAGGGCAGCGGCTCCAAAGAGCCAGAGGGGTGAAGCTACGTGTCATAGAGCCTAGGGTGAACGTTTGGTTCAATCCTAACCTTAGCTACCGAAACTTCATGGTTCCCGGTATTGTGGCGTTCCTGCTCACCCTCACTACTTCGCTGCTGAGCGGGATGGGACTGGTGCGGGAGAAGGAAGTGGGCACGTTGGAGCAGCTGAACGTGACGCCCATCCGCCCATATCAGCTTCTCTTGGGCAAGACCATACCCTTTGCTATTCTGGGTTGTGGTGAGGTGACGCTCGCCATCGTAGTTGCACGCCTGTGGTATCACATACCACTTGTGGGCAACCTGGGACTCTTGGCTCTGTTTGTGGTGCTTTTCCTTTTTACCACCCTAGGCATCGGGCTGTTTGTCTCCTCAAGTTCCACCACCCAGCAGCAGGCCATGTTCCTGACCTGGTTCGTTCTTATCTTTGCACTCATTACCTCCGGTTTTCTCTTCCCCATCGAGAACATGCCGCGATGGATTCAGGTGATCAGCTACCTAAACCCGTTGCGGTACTTTATGTTGGTGGTGCGGGCAATCTTCATCAAGGGGGCCGGGATACGCGAATTGTGGCAGCAGGGTCTGGTGCTGGCGATTTTTGGCTTGACTATCCTTGTGGTAAGCGCGCGTCGTTTCCAGAAGCGGATCAAGTAGCAGATGCCAGAATTGCCGGAAGTGGAGACAATTCGCCGCTCCCTTGAGGCGACGGTGTGCGGCCGGCTGATTCGGGAGGTGCTGGTGCGTGAGCAGCGATTGCGCCACCCGGTGGACTGCAACGCATTGGCCAGTGTGGTGGGGCACAGGATTCAGTGTCTGGGAAGGCGGGGCAAATACCTGCTGATTCGTCTCGATGATGGGCGCACGGTGCTCGTCCATTTGGGGATGAGCGGCCGATTAGGCCTCTATTCGCCTCGGGTCCCTCTGTTGGCCCATGACCACGTGATTTTTTCCCTTGAGCAGGAGCTCCAGCTGCGTTACTACGACCCGCGGCGATTCGGAGCGATCATAGTGCTCGATAAGGGTCGCGATGGTGAGGCGGACATGCTCGCCGCGCTGGGTCCGGAGCCACTCAGCTCAGAGTTTACCCCTTCTTACCTCATGGAGCGGGCAAGGGGCCGGAGAGTGGCAGTGAAGGCCTTCCTGATGGACAGCAAGGTTGTGGCGGGTGTGGGTAACATCTACGCGAGCGAGGCGTTGTTTGTGGCGGGTATCGATCCGCGCCGGACTGCGGGTTCCCTTTCCAAAGAGGAATGGCGGGGGCTACACCAAGCGGTGCGGAGGGTGTTGCGGGACGCGATTCGCCAGGGCGGCACCACCTTGCGCGATGGGGGGTTCCGCGATCCCGCGGGCGAGGCCGGGTACTTCCAGACGAAAGTGAAAGTCTACGGCCGCGCGGGGATGCCTTGTGGGCGGTGTGGTGGGGTGGTTGTGAAGACCGTGGTCGGTGGGCGGAGCAGTTATTACTGTCCGTGCTGTCAGAGATAACTTGGACTCGTTTGCCGAGGTCAGCCATGAAAACAGAACGGGAAGGTCATCACGACCTTCCCGTTCTGCTATCAGTTCCCGGCGACGACCTACTCTCCCACACGGTTGCCCGAGCAGTACCATCGGCGCTGGCGGGCTTAACTTCTCTGTTCGGAATGGGAAGAGGTGTTTCCCCGCCGCTCATGTCGCCGGAATTTTTCTTGCAATTTGCGATTTGGTTGAGGGTAACCTCTGGCTTCAAGACAAGTCACTAACCATCTGCTGCAAACATACGATGTTTGGTTAAGCCGCACGGCCTATTAGTATCACTCGGCTCAGTTCCTTACGGAACGTACACCTGTGACCTATCGACCTCGTAGTCTACGAGGGGCCTTTAGCCCGCCTTGCGGCGGAGGGGATATCTTATCTTGGGATGGGTTTCGCACTTAGATGCTTTCAGCGCTTATCCCGACCGAACGTAGCTACCCTGCGGTGCCACTGGAGTGACAACAGGTACACTAGAGGTTCGTCCACTCCGGTCCTCTCGTACTAGGAGCAGCTTCCCGCAAATATCCTACGCCCGCGACAGATAGGGACCGAACTGTCTCACGACGTTCTAAACCCAGCTCACGTACCGCTTTAATAGGCGAACAGCCTAACCCTTGGGACCTTGTCCAGCCCCAGGATGCGATGAGCCGACATCGAGGTGCCAAACCGGGCCGTCGATGTGAACTCTTGGGCCCGATAAGCCTGTTATCCCCGGAGTACCTTTTATCCTTTGAGCGACGGCAATTCCACGTTCAACCGCCGGATCACTAAGCCCTGCTTTCGCATCTGCTCGACCTGTGTGTCTCGCAGTCAAGCTCCCTTATGCCTTTGCACTCTACGCACGATTACCGACCGTGCTGAGGGAACCTTTGGGAGCCTCCGTTACGCTTTAGGAGGCGACCGCCCCAGTCAAACTACCCACCTAGCATTGTCCCCGGCCCGGATTCACGGGCCTGGGTTAGAATTCCAGTAGAGTAAGGGTGGTATTTCAACGGCGGCTCCCCCCGAACTGGCGTTCGGGGTTCATAGCCTCCCACCTATCCTACACATACAATACCGAAATCCAATGCTAAGCTGTAGTAAAGGTTCACGGGGTCTTTCCGTCCCGCCGCGGGTAGCCGGCATCTTCACCGGCACTACAATTTCGCCGAGCCCCTGGTTGAGACAGCGCCCAAGTCGTTACACCATTCGTGCAGGTCGGAACTTACCCGACAAGGAATTTCGCTACCTTAGGACCGTTATAGTTACGGCCGCCGTTTACTGGGGCTTCGGTTCGGTGCTTCTCCCGACCGAGGTCGGGATGACACGTCCCCTTAACCTTCCAGCACCGGGCAGGTGTCAGTCCCTATACGGCGCCTTACGGCTTCGCAGAGACCTGTGTTTTTAGTAAACAGTCGCCCAGGCCCTTTCACTGCGACCTCGTTGGGCTCCTCCAGTCCCGCCGAAGCGGGATGGATTCACCTACTTGAGGCACCCCTTCTTCCGAAGTTACGGGGTCAGATTGCCTAGTTCCTAAACCAGGGCTCACTCGCGCACCTTAGGATTCTCTCCCCGTCTACCTGTGTCGGTTTGCGGTACGGTCACCTGTGGGTCTCACCTAGAGGTTTTTCTTGGCAGCGTGCTTAGGGTCAGTTTGTGGGCAGAGCCCTCCCGTTCGTGTCTCGGAGTTATGACCGGGCGGATTTGCCTACCCGATCCTCCTACGCACTTAGACCGGCAATCCAGAGACCGGCTGACCTTTCACTTCTGCGTCACCCCATGGTGTCTTTGTCGACCCACTGGTGGTACAGGAATATTCGCCTGTTTTCCATCACCTACGCCTTTCGGCCTCGGCTTAGGGTCCGACTAACCCTGAGCAGAGTAACTTTACTCAGGAAACCTTAGACTTACGGTGTCCCGGTTTCTCACCGGAATTATCGCTACTTATGCTGGCATAATCATTTCCAGGACCTCCAGCGCTCCTCGCGAAGCACCTTCACAGGCAACTGGAACGTTCCCCTACCTCCTGTGCCGACGAATCGGCGCAGGACCGTAGCTTCGGCGGTAGGCTTGAGTCCCGTGAATTATCGGCGCGGAATCACTTGACCAGTGAGCAATTACGCACTCTTTAAATGATGGCTGCTTCTAAGCCAACATCCTGGTTGTCTATGCAATTCCACATCCTTTGCCACTTAGCCTACACTTAAGGGCCTTAGCTGGCGGTCTGGGTTGTTTCCCTCTCGGCAACGAAGCTTATCCCCCGCTGCCTGACTCCCGTACATCGAGGTGTCGGCATTCGGAGTTTGTCTGGGTTTGGTACCCTTGTGAGGGCCCTAGCCCAATCAGTGCTCTACCTCCGACACTCTAATACGAGGCTAGCCCTAAAGCTATTTCGGGGAAAACGAGCTATCTCCGAGCTTGATTAGCCTTTCACTCCTATCCACAGCTCATCCAAGCCGTTTTCAACCGACACTGGTTCGGACCTCCATCTCGTGTTACCGAGACTTCATCCTGGCCATGGATAGATCGCCCGGCTTCGCGTCTACTGCACGCTACTGAGGCGCCCATTTCGGACTCGCTTTCGCTCCGGCTACCCCACTGGGTGGGTTAACCTTGCAACGTACAGTAACTCGCCAGCTCATTATGCAAAAGGCACGCCGTCATCCCGACGAATCGGGACTCCGACTGCTTGTAAGCACACGGTTTCAGGTCCTATTTCACTCCGGTTCCCCGGTACTTTTCACCTTTCCCTCACGGTACTAGTTCGCTATCGGTCACGAGAGAGTATTTAGCCTTGGCCGGTGGTCCGGCCGGATTCCCACGGGGTTCCACGTGTCCCGCAGTACTTGGGAACTCAGGACAGGAAGCTCAGAGGTTTTCGCCTACAGGACTATCACCTTCTGTGGTGAGCCCTTTCCATGGCTCTTCGGCTAACCGCTGAGTTTTTGACTTCCCGGCCACGCTGCGCCGTGGACCCTCCTGAGCCCCGCAACCCCTGTTCCACAACGCGCGCAGGCTTGACATGGAACAGGTTTAGGCTCTTCCCCGTTCGCTCGCCGCTACTGAGGGAATCGCGATTGCTTTCTTTTCCTGAGGGTACTGAGATGTTTCAGTTCCCCTCGTTGGCCCTCACCCGCCTATGGATTCAGCGGGGAGTGTTCCGGCATTACCCGGAACGGGTTGCCCCATTCGGAGATCCCCGGGTCTCAGGTTGTTTGCACCTATCCGAGGCTTATCGCAGCTTACCACGTCCTTCATCGCCTTCTCGTGCCAAGGCATCCACCGTGTGCCCTTAGTAGCTTAACCAAACGCCTAAGGTTTGCAGCAGATGGTTACTGACTCCTTCTGGAGCCAGAGAACCCTTGGTTGTGCCTTGTGAAGCTACCCAAATCGCAAATTGTCAAAGAACAGCCTTCAGTCTTTTCTGAAGGAGTGTGGAGCTGATCGGAGTCGAACCGACGACCTCCGCCTTGCAAGAGCGGCGCTCTCCCGACTGAGCTACAGCCCCGTAGGTGGAAGAGCCGGTCTGTCAGTCGCCACCCTCCAGCGTGGGCCTAAGTGGAGTTGAACCACTGACCTCACGCTTATCAGGCGTGCGCTCTAACCGACTGAGCTATAGGCCCGCTCGACAAAAAGATCGGACAACGCCACATGCTGCTGCCCGATCATGACAACAGGCGTGCATGGCCTGCGTTACGCAGGCCCACGGAGTACGCGATGGCGTGAGGGCCATCACGGGTGACTCCCTAGAAAGGAGGTGATCCAGCCGCACCTTCCGGTACGGCTACCTTGTTACGACTTCGCCCCAGTCATCGGTCTCACCTTCGACGGCTCCCTCCTTTGCAGGTTGGGCCACCGGCTTCGGGTGCTCCCGACTCCCATGGCGTGACGGGCGGTGTGTACAAGGCCCGGGAACGTATTCACCGCGGCATGCTGATCCGCGATTACTAGCGATTCCGCCTTCATGCAGTCGAGTTGCAGACTGCAATCTGAACTGAGACCGGTTTTCAGGGATTTGCTCCACCTCGCGGTATCGCGTCCCGTTGTACCGGCCATTGTAGCACGTGTGTAGCCCTGGACATAAGGGCCATGAGGACTTGACGTCATCCCCACCTTCCTCCCCGTTATCCGGGGCAGTCCCCTTAGAGTTCCCAGCATGACCTGATGGCAACTAAGGGCAGGGGTTGCGCTCGTTGCGGGACTTAACCCAACACCTCACGGCACGAGCTGACGACAGCCATGCAGCACCTCTGCAGCCGTCCCCGAAGGGAGGGCCCGATTTCTCGGGATTTCGTCTGCAGTTCAAGCCCAGGTAAGGTTCTTCGCGTTGCATCGAATTAAACCACATGCTCCACCGCTTGTGCGGGCCCCCGTCAATTCCTTTGAGTTTCAACCTTGCGGCCGTACTCCCCAGGCGGGGCACTTAATGCGTTAGCTGCGGCACTGATTCATCACGAACCAACACCTAGTGCCCATCGTTTACGGCGTGGACTACCAGGGTATCTAATCCTGTTTGCTCCCCACGCTTTCGCGCCTCAGCGTCAGTTACGGACCAGGAAGCCGCCTTCGCTACCGGTGTTCTTCCTGATATCTACGCATTTCACCGCTACACCAGGAATTCCACTTCCCTCTTCCGCACTCAAGAGCGGCAGTTTCGGAGGCAGGCCAACGGTTGAGCCGTTGGTTTTCACCACCGACTTGCCACCCCGCCTACGCGCCCTTTACGCCCAATGATTCCGGACAACGCTCGCCCCCCCCGTATTACCGCGGCTGCTGGCACGGAGTTGGCCGGGGCTTTCTCTGGAGGTACCGTCAGCGCCCGACACTTAGCGCGTCGGGTTCGTTCGTCCCTCCTAACAGGGTTTTACACTCCGAAGAGCTTCATCACCCACGCGGCGTTGCTGCGTCAGGCTTTCGCCCATTGCGCAATATTCCTCACTGCTGCCTCCCGTAGGAGTCTGGGCCGTATCTCAGTCCCAGTGTGGCCGGACACCCTCTCAGGCCGGCTACCCATCGTCGCCTTGGTGAGCCGTTACCTCACCAACTAGCTAATGGGGCGCAGGTCCATCCCGCGGCGTCATCCCGACGAATCGGAACGACTTTGATTCTCACGGCATGCGCCGCAAGAACATCATCCGGTATTAGCCCCCCGTTGGAGGGGTTATCCCAGTCCTCGGGGCAGGTTACCTACGTGTTACTCACCCGTCCGCCAGTGTACTCAGGACTCCGAAAAGTCCCTTTCCCCTTGACTTGCATGTGTTAGGCACGCCGCCAGCGTTCGTCCTGAGCCAGGATCAAACTCTCCATTGTAGAGTTCTTTCCTTTTTGTCGCACGATTGAAGACCCACGAACGACAGGGCCATGCACGCTGTTGTCAAAGAACATGCCCCAGCATTTCGTCTGGAGCGTTGCTAATATACAAAACGAAGTCCTGCCTGTCAAGAGTTTTTTTTGCTTTTTCGAATTTTTTGTTCACCCCCTGGGTTGCTTGTGCTCTGCGTTTAGCCCTGGGCCGGTCTTTCTATCCTCGGTCGCCGTGCTCTTTGGACGCCCGGCACGAGCCAGTATCCATGCAAGAGAATCGGTGGAGCACGCAAAGGCGGCCAGTTGGCGGGCAGTGGCATATCCCAGGAGCGCACGAACCTCGCACACTGTCTTCCATGGCGTGGTGGCAGCGCACATGAGAAAACTGGTTGCAAAACTTGCGGCTGTTTCTTATATTGCAATCTCGCTTTCTGGCTTCGACACCTCTATGCAGAAGAAAAGGTAAGAGCAAGAGGCACGGCGATGGAACTCAACCAGATTGTAGGGAAACAAGTGCTCGCCCCGAATGTGACGCGCTTTGAGGTGTATGCGCCCGATATTGCCCTCAAGAGGCGTGCGGGACAGTTCGTCATTATCCGCGTAAACCCCAGGGGAGAACGGATTCCGCTTACGATCGCCGATGCCGACTCCAGAGCCGGCACCATCACCCTTATTTCCCAGAGCGTGGGCAAGACGACCTTCGAGCTGGCAGAGAAGCAGGTAGGAGACAAGCTGGAAGACGTCGTCGGACCTCTTGGTTCACCCACCCACATCGAAAAGGTGGGTACAGTGGTGAGCGTCGGCGGGGGCATCGGCATCGCGCCCCTCTATCCCATCACGCAAGCGATGCGCGCCGCGGGCAACTACATCGTTTCCATCCTTGGTGCGCGCAGCAAAGAGCTGCTCATATTGGAACGCGAAATGCGCAGCGTCAGCGACGAGGTGCTCATCACCACTGACGATGGCACTTACGGCACAAAGGGCTTCGTCACCGATGCCTTGCAAGAGGTCATTCGCCGGGGGCGCAAGATTGACCTCGTCATTGCCATCGGCCCGGCGGTGATGATGAAGATGGTCAGTAAGCTCACTGCAACTCATGGCATTCCCACCGTTGCCAGTCTTAACACCATCATGATCGACGGCACGGGCATGTGTGGCGGATGCCGGGTGACGGTAGGAGGGAAGACCAAATTCGTCTGTGTGGACGGCCCAGAGTTCGACGCTCACCAAGTCGATTGGGACGAGATGGAGAAACGATTGGGGATGTATAAAGAGCTGGAGTGCAAGGCGCTGGAGAGGTACTGGGCGGCGAAAAAGACCAAGGCATGAGGACGGTATGGAACAGAAACTGACGCCCAAAGAACGACTGCAGATTCCGCCACAGCGCATGCCGGAGCAGGATCCCAAGGAACGGATCAAGAATCAGAGGGAAGTACCGTTAGGCTTTACACCAGAACAGGCGGTTCGCGAGGCGCAGCGATGTCTGCAGTGCAAGACGAGACCCTGTGTGGCAGGGTGTCCGGTGGAGATCGACATCCCGGCGTTCATCCACCTGGTGGAGCAAGGCGAGTTTGTTGCGGCAGCGCGCAAGATCAAGGAGAGGAACGTGCTGCCGGCAGTGTGCGGGCGGGTTTGTCCCCAGGAGGAGCAGTGCCAGAAGGTCTGCACGCTCACCAAGACCTACAAGGACGTGAAGATGTCGGTCGGCATCGGCAAGTTGGAGCGGTTTGTGGCCGACTGGGAGCGAGAGCACGGACAGGTGGAAGTGCCGACGTTGCCGCCCCCCACGGGTAAGCGCGTCGCCGTGGTGGGAAGCGGACCGGCGGGGTTGACCGTTTCCGGTGACTTGGCACTGCGCGGGCACGAAGTGACCATCTTTGAGGCGCTGCACAAGCCCGGCGGGGTTCTCATCTACGGGATACCCGAGTTCCGTCTACCCAAAGCCATCGTGGAAGCAGAAGTCAACTACCTTAGGCGCTTAGGCGTGACGCTCCGCACCAACTTTGTAGTCGGAAAGACGAGGAGCCTGGACGAACTCTTGCAGGAGTTTCATGCGGTGTTTGTGGGTACCGGGGCCGGCCTCCCAAACTTTATGCGCATCCCTGGAGAGAACCTTCTCGGGGTCTACTCAGCCAACGAGTACCTGACTCGTGCCAACCTAATGCAGGCTTACGACTTCCCCGACTCGGATACGCCCATTTTCCCTTTTAAGAGAGTAGCCACTATCGGCGGAGGCAATGTGGCCATGGATGCGGCGCGCACCGCGCTGCGCTTGGGAGCGGAGCGCTCCATCATCGTTTACCGCCGTTCAGAAAAGGAGATGCCGGCCCGGCTGGAGGAGATCGAACACGCCAAAGAGGAGGGCGTGGAGTTCAACCTTCTGATGGCCCCGGTGCGAGTGATTGGTGACGAGCGCGGATGGGTAAAAGGTTTGGAAATAATCAAAATGCAACTGGGCGAGCCGGACGAGTCCGGAAGACGACGGCCGGTTCCCATCCCCGGGTCGGAGTTTGTCATG comes from candidate division KSB1 bacterium and encodes:
- a CDS encoding ABC transporter ATP-binding protein; the protein is MTTPSAELAVCTRELSRSFGAFVAVDRVSIDVFAGEVFGFLGANGAGKTTTIRMLCGLLAPTSGQAWVAGFDVVRDTERVKSSIGYMSQRFSLYEDLTVEENMDFYGGIYGLHGGPLTRRKVELMEALGLVEHRRKLTRSIPLGWKQRLALCCAIMHRPPVLFLDEPTAGVDPMSRRAFWSVIYTLAEEGTTVLVTTHYMEEAEYCNRLAIMHEGRVIACDSPAGLKDSCRTESVEDAFVKLVGNRLEVPSFDEGEARRDA
- a CDS encoding ABC transporter permease, producing MLNRLLAIAHKEFLHIRRDERSLVIIFLLPLIMMVLYGYAITFDIKEIRIAVIDQDCSPSSRQLIASLSAGRLFRIVCRPEGVGQVEKLLRTGRAHAALVIPRGYQRALHTQPSAPVQVLIDGANANTGTIVLNYLRMLLTSRSMENVPQAAMPFEVRTVVLYNPEQRSMVFVVPGLVAVLIMMICALLTSIAVARERETGTMEQILVSAVHPFEVIVGKVLPYVLVALLDATSVVVFSVFLFGIPFRGNAFLLLGLSVVFVYASLSLGVLISSRAATQRAALMGAVMATLLPSILLSGFIFPIRSMPRLLQFITYLVPARYYLRIIRGIMLKGVGFSYVWQDAAYLFVFGTVLLLVSVRRFRTRLEE
- a CDS encoding ABC transporter permease, translating into MRPVLCMIRKEFLQVFRDPAMVFLIFMAPVVQLLILGYVVSSEVKHLATVVSDHDHSPVSRELVQRLQNSGYFDVLYYEQDVTLLSEYFDRGRASVGVVIPAGLGADAVAGKAPAVQVVLDGQDANSTNVALGYASGILHDYLLEQGQRLQRARGVKLRVIEPRVNVWFNPNLSYRNFMVPGIVAFLLTLTTSLLSGMGLVREKEVGTLEQLNVTPIRPYQLLLGKTIPFAILGCGEVTLAIVVARLWYHIPLVGNLGLLALFVVLFLFTTLGIGLFVSSSSTTQQQAMFLTWFVLIFALITSGFLFPIENMPRWIQVISYLNPLRYFMLVVRAIFIKGAGIRELWQQGLVLAIFGLTILVVSARRFQKRIK
- the mutM gene encoding bifunctional DNA-formamidopyrimidine glycosylase/DNA-(apurinic or apyrimidinic site) lyase, with translation MPELPEVETIRRSLEATVCGRLIREVLVREQRLRHPVDCNALASVVGHRIQCLGRRGKYLLIRLDDGRTVLVHLGMSGRLGLYSPRVPLLAHDHVIFSLEQELQLRYYDPRRFGAIIVLDKGRDGEADMLAALGPEPLSSEFTPSYLMERARGRRVAVKAFLMDSKVVAGVGNIYASEALFVAGIDPRRTAGSLSKEEWRGLHQAVRRVLRDAIRQGGTTLRDGGFRDPAGEAGYFQTKVKVYGRAGMPCGRCGGVVVKTVVGGRSSYYCPCCQR
- a CDS encoding sulfide/dihydroorotate dehydrogenase-like FAD/NAD-binding protein is translated as MELNQIVGKQVLAPNVTRFEVYAPDIALKRRAGQFVIIRVNPRGERIPLTIADADSRAGTITLISQSVGKTTFELAEKQVGDKLEDVVGPLGSPTHIEKVGTVVSVGGGIGIAPLYPITQAMRAAGNYIVSILGARSKELLILEREMRSVSDEVLITTDDGTYGTKGFVTDALQEVIRRGRKIDLVIAIGPAVMMKMVSKLTATHGIPTVASLNTIMIDGTGMCGGCRVTVGGKTKFVCVDGPEFDAHQVDWDEMEKRLGMYKELECKALERYWAAKKTKA
- the gltA gene encoding NADPH-dependent glutamate synthase, which encodes MEQKLTPKERLQIPPQRMPEQDPKERIKNQREVPLGFTPEQAVREAQRCLQCKTRPCVAGCPVEIDIPAFIHLVEQGEFVAAARKIKERNVLPAVCGRVCPQEEQCQKVCTLTKTYKDVKMSVGIGKLERFVADWEREHGQVEVPTLPPPTGKRVAVVGSGPAGLTVSGDLALRGHEVTIFEALHKPGGVLIYGIPEFRLPKAIVEAEVNYLRRLGVTLRTNFVVGKTRSLDELLQEFHAVFVGTGAGLPNFMRIPGENLLGVYSANEYLTRANLMQAYDFPDSDTPIFPFKRVATIGGGNVAMDAARTALRLGAERSIIVYRRSEKEMPARLEEIEHAKEEGVEFNLLMAPVRVIGDERGWVKGLEIIKMQLGEPDESGRRRPVPIPGSEFVMEVDAVIVAIGNSPNPLIPQTTPDIAVTKWGGIIIDEKTGKTSKRGVFAGGDIVLGAATVILAMGQGRKAANAMHEFLLTGIW